Proteins found in one Triticum urartu cultivar G1812 chromosome 4, Tu2.1, whole genome shotgun sequence genomic segment:
- the LOC125550649 gene encoding uncharacterized protein LOC125550649, producing MPTASCLRPPLRSGRSAAAGLRFPPPAQLYPAGLAIGSWRRRLAGVGVAAASASPFDELYARGRPIHGPSKKSTLWNLIQDIEPLDLSVIQKDVPLETVDAMKRTISGMLGLLPSDQFRVVVEALWSPFFKLLVSSIMTGYTLRNAECRLSFERNLELSEEDAECEKRDTTEDNLHDINLGRPVTIFRLSEDDMPQDSGKSDEESSGESMGEMLSNLTPQAEEQIIRLQSRLDAMKKELHDLKRKNSALQMQQFVGEEKNDLLDYLRSLTPEKVAELSESTCPGVQEAIQSVVHGLLATLSPKVHSKSPPPLENAGGALNRGGEDDDCAELVENTSLPFQPLISVPRDYLARLLFWCMLLGHYIRGLEYRLELAHLLRISSDVGSFPIDDDHFI from the exons ATGCCGACCGCCTCCTGCCTCCGCCCGCCTCTCCGCAGCGGCCGCTCCGCCGCGGCGGGCCTCAGGTTCCCTCCCCCGGCGCAGCTCTACCCGGCGGGGCTGGCGATTGGGAGCTGGCGGAGGAGGCTCGCCGGGGTCGGGGTGGCTGCCGCCTCCGCCTCGCCCTTCGACGAGCTCTACGCGCGGGGAAGGCCCATCCACGGCCCCTCCAAG AAATCTACCTTGTGGAATTTGATCCAAGACATAGAGCCTTTGGATCTTAGTGTCATTCAGAAAGATGTTCCTCTTGAAACGGTTGATGCAATGAAGAGGACCATCTCTGGCATGTTGGGTCTGCTTCCATCTGATCAGTTCCGTGTTGTTGTAGAAGCCCTTTGGAGTCCATTTTTCAAGTTATTGGTATCTTCAATCATGACTGG GTATACTCTACGTAATGCTGAATGCAGGCTCTCTTTTGAAAGGAACCTAGAACTTTCTGAAGAAGATGCTGAATGTGAGAAAAGAGACACGACTGAAGATAATCTTCATGATATCAATTTGGGTAGGCCTGTTACAATTTTCAGATTATCGGAAGACGACATGCCCCAGGACTCTGGAAAAAGTGACGAAGAATCATCTGGTGAGAGTATGGGGGAAATGTTAAGTAACTTAACACCCCAAGCGGAAGAGCAGATTATTCGGTTGCAATCTCGTTTGGATGCGATGAAAAAG GAGTTGCATGACCTGAAGAGGAAAAATTCTGCCCTTCAAATGCAACAGTTTGTTGGAGAAGAGAAAAATGATCTGCTAGACTATCTAAGATCCCTAACACCAGAGAAG GTTGCTGAACTCTCGGAATCCACCTGTCCCGGTGTGCAAGAGGCTATCCAGTCTGTTGTGCATGGTTTGCTTGCTACTCTTTCCCCCAAGGTACACTCAAAGTCTCCTCCGCCACTAGAGAATGCTGGGGGAGCCCTAAATCGTGGGGGTGAGGACGATGACTGTGCAGAGCTTGTCGAGAATACTTCCCTCCCGTTTCAGCCCCTAATATCTGTCCCACGTGATTATCTTGCACGTTTGCTATTCTG GTGCATGTTGCTGGGTCACTACATCCGGGGTCTGGAATACCGGTTAGAGCTGGCACACCTTCTCAGAATATCTAGCGACGTGGGGTCTTTCCCCATTGATGACGATCATTTTATTTGA